A genome region from Akkermansiaceae bacterium includes the following:
- a CDS encoding PhoH family protein — protein MKPVTLKIEYDTPQFLNGLFANDRRNLSYLEGALEVKAVTRDGWISFTGAEHGTMLARKVFEDLESTQRNGLHISDRDFRLAVDVAKNAGDTPLNSLSTIRLVGSKNRKAVSPRTPNQLAYVKAIQDNDVTFGLGPAGTGKTYLAMAAGLHMLKKRAIHRIILTRPAVEAGEALGFLPGDLKEKVAPYLRPLYDAIHDMLDPEEAQRYLDEGIIEIAPLAFMRGRTLSRSFVILDEAQNTTREQMFMTLTRLGEESKIVVTGDASQVDLKPGVRSGLHEAEHALEGIDRIAFCRFSPADIVRHPIVEHIVNAYEKFRA, from the coding sequence ATGAAACCCGTCACCCTCAAGATCGAATACGACACCCCGCAGTTCCTCAACGGCTTGTTCGCGAACGACCGCCGCAACCTCTCCTATCTGGAGGGCGCGCTGGAGGTCAAAGCCGTAACCCGCGACGGATGGATCAGCTTCACCGGCGCGGAGCATGGCACCATGCTTGCGAGAAAGGTTTTCGAGGATCTGGAATCCACCCAGCGCAACGGCCTCCACATTTCCGACAGGGATTTCCGGCTCGCCGTCGATGTCGCGAAAAATGCCGGCGACACCCCGCTGAACTCGCTCTCCACCATCCGTCTCGTCGGCTCGAAGAACCGCAAGGCCGTGTCCCCGCGCACGCCGAACCAGCTTGCCTACGTAAAAGCCATCCAAGATAACGATGTGACCTTCGGGCTCGGTCCCGCAGGCACGGGCAAAACCTACCTCGCCATGGCCGCCGGCCTGCACATGCTCAAGAAGCGAGCCATCCACCGCATCATCCTCACCCGACCCGCCGTCGAGGCCGGCGAGGCTCTCGGTTTCCTTCCCGGAGACCTCAAGGAAAAGGTCGCGCCCTACCTCCGCCCGCTCTACGACGCGATCCACGACATGCTCGACCCCGAGGAGGCCCAGCGCTACCTCGACGAGGGCATCATCGAGATCGCCCCGCTCGCCTTCATGCGCGGCAGGACGCTTTCGCGCTCCTTCGTCATCCTCGACGAGGCGCAGAACACCACCCGCGAGCAGATGTTCATGACCCTCACCAGGCTCGGCGAGGAATCCAAGATCGTCGTCACCGGGGATGCCTCTCAGGTCGATCTGAAGCCCGGCGTCCGCTCCGGGCTCCATGAGGCGGAGCACGCCTTGGAAGGCATAGACCGCATCGCCTTCTGCCGCTTCTCGCCGGCAGACATCGTCCGCCACCCCATCGTGGAGCACATCGTCAACGCCTACGAAAAATTCCGCGCCTAG